The sequence below is a genomic window from Blastococcus sp. Marseille-P5729.
GGTGGTCCGGGACGACCCGCGGGTCGGGGACGGCGATCGTCGGGTTCGCGGTAAGGTAGTAGTCGGCCTGTACCCGGTCTGCCGTCACGTCGATCAGCACGTACCCGTGGCCGATCCCGTTGTGCCACCGCAGATGCGGGTTGAGCGCCTGCAGGACTACCGACGCGAGCTCCGTCGTCGCGACCGACAGCTCGGGCGACTGCAGAACGCTGCGGATGACCTCGTAGAAGCCGTTGCTCGTCACCGACGGACAGACGAACTCCACGCCCGCGTGGTCCTGTCCGGGCAGTGGTGGCGGCAGCTGCGGCACGGGGACCGGATTGGCGATCATCGGCGGGACCGGAGCGCTGCTCGCGGCCGGCGCCGGCTGCTTCTGCGGTGCGCGGGGCGTCGGGGTGCTGAGCGCCGCATCCTCGGCAGCGGCGGGATAGTCGCGCACGACGCGAGTGGTCTCCTCGGGCACATTGGCGATGAGGTCCTCGACCCAACTCGAGTGGATGTCACCCGTGAGCACGACGGTGTCTCCGGCGGTGGCCGGGCGGGTCGCCATGTGCGTGAGCAGGCTCATCTGATCCGCCCGGTAGCCGTCCCAGGCATCCGCGTTCACCGCGATCGAGCCCTGGATGCCTCCCGCGTACTGGCCGGGCCACGCGATGGGCGCCACCATCACCTGGTTGCCGATCAGGTGCCAGCGACGCGGCTGGTCCAGTCCGTCCTGCAGCCACGTCATCTGCTCGGGCTCCATGATCTGCCGGTCGGGATCGTAGAGCGCCTCGTTGGTGCTGGGATCCCCGATGATGACGAACTCGCCGAGCTGCTCGGATCGGTTCTGTCGGGTCTCGATGACCGAGAGGTCTGCGAGGTCACCGTAGGTGAACCGCCGGAAGAACTTGACTCCTTGGTGCGGGGTGCCGTTGGAGATCCGGATCGGCAGCCACTCGACATATGCCTGGAAGGCCGCGGCCTTGCGCGTCTGGTAGTCGCCCTCGCTCGCGTCGTGGTTCTCGGCGCCGTCCGCCCACGCGTTGTTGGTGACCTCATGGTCGTCGAAGATGGTGATGAACGGGTGCCGCCGGTGCGCCTCGCGAGCATCGGGATCCGCGTGGTACTGGGCAAGACGCAGTCGGTAGTCCGCGAGACTCACCGTCTCGTGCGCCGGCTCGTGAGCGCGGACGTCGGCCAGCTCGGACGGCCCGCTGTAGTCGTCGACGCCGTACTCGTAGAAGTAGTCGCCGAGGTGTAGAACGAAGTCGAGGTCGTCCCGCTCGGCGATCGCCCGGTAGGTGCCGAAGTAGCCGTGCGGATAGTTCGAGCAGGACACCTGGGCCAGGCGCAGCGCATGGGTCTGGCCCGCCTCGTCCGGTGCCGTACGGGTCTGTCCGACCTCGCTGGTCTCGCCGTCCGTCGTGGAGAAGGAGTAGTAGTACCTCGTGTACGGGCTCAGCCCGGTCACGTCTACCTTCACGGTGTGGTCCTGGGCGGCGGACGTCGTGACCTCGCCGCTGGCGATGGGCGTCGCGCAGGTGG
It includes:
- a CDS encoding alkaline phosphatase: MTTGINRQGFSRRRLLQAGAIGALGSAIPWAWSVDREAAAAPAADGSFGYGVASGDPTATSVIIWTRFTPVVDGAPAIPGSGLGDPAVIRWVVAADPTCATPIASGEVTTSAAQDHTVKVDVTGLSPYTRYYYSFSTTDGETSEVGQTRTAPDEAGQTHALRLAQVSCSNYPHGYFGTYRAIAERDDLDFVLHLGDYFYEYGVDDYSGPSELADVRAHEPAHETVSLADYRLRLAQYHADPDAREAHRRHPFITIFDDHEVTNNAWADGAENHDASEGDYQTRKAAAFQAYVEWLPIRISNGTPHQGVKFFRRFTYGDLADLSVIETRQNRSEQLGEFVIIGDPSTNEALYDPDRQIMEPEQMTWLQDGLDQPRRWHLIGNQVMVAPIAWPGQYAGGIQGSIAVNADAWDGYRADQMSLLTHMATRPATAGDTVVLTGDIHSSWVEDLIANVPEETTRVVRDYPAAAEDAALSTPTPRAPQKQPAPAASSAPVPPMIANPVPVPQLPPPLPGQDHAGVEFVCPSVTSNGFYEVIRSVLQSPELSVATTELASVVLQALNPHLRWHNGIGHGYVLIDVTADRVQADYYLTANPTIAVPDPRVVPDHRPEYRISWQTVAGSRMVSAASGPVGPRSDQPRQAVCPTPPPTSSEPTSAAPSTSASASPSSPSSSAAPAPSGGPSAPALAPAPPSAVAADPGKSTGPRDGLAATGSPMIAAAGTGAAAIAAGTALSLAARSRRPSHAAPDDE